Proteins encoded by one window of Candidatus Eremiobacteraceae bacterium:
- a CDS encoding glycosyltransferase family 1 protein, giving the protein MPPPNVVLDARFTRQMSVGMKTYVRELVARLPGVAPDLNFIIVTNADIHAPSVEVIRISDAAAANFSFGEQVTLPRLMRGRADLSHFMSVYAPRFSPVPFVYTIHDLIHRRFSEYFSWKIPVYYTFVAKPLAHAARAVITDARATLPDLKRHLDLAESSVRVVPLGVAEKYYVEESARAVRSHAARERFGLLAPYVLYAGNHRKHKNLETLAEAWSKLEVPCDLALTEDGPFTFVSDRYASRYGRIVPLGHVDVEDLVALYAGCAAAVQPSSYEGFGLSVLEGMAAGAPVIVSQTPALLEVAGDAALTFAHDDAASLAEQLKTVIAGGPEIDALRARGRSRARAFTWDRTARMTADVYREALRL; this is encoded by the coding sequence ATGCCGCCGCCGAACGTGGTACTGGACGCTCGGTTCACGCGCCAGATGTCCGTCGGCATGAAAACGTACGTGCGCGAGCTCGTCGCTCGCCTGCCGGGCGTAGCCCCCGATCTCAATTTCATAATCGTGACCAACGCCGACATTCACGCTCCCAGCGTCGAGGTGATCCGGATCAGCGATGCAGCCGCCGCCAATTTTTCATTTGGTGAACAGGTCACGCTTCCCCGGCTTATGCGAGGCCGCGCCGATCTCAGCCACTTCATGTCGGTCTATGCTCCGCGATTCTCGCCCGTGCCGTTCGTGTACACCATTCACGATCTCATCCACCGCCGGTTTTCGGAATACTTCTCCTGGAAGATTCCGGTGTACTACACGTTCGTCGCAAAACCGCTCGCTCACGCCGCGCGTGCGGTGATCACCGATGCTCGCGCCACATTGCCGGATCTCAAACGTCATCTCGATCTTGCTGAAAGTTCAGTGCGCGTGGTTCCGTTGGGCGTCGCAGAAAAATACTACGTCGAGGAATCGGCGCGCGCCGTGAGATCTCACGCAGCGCGCGAGCGGTTCGGCCTGCTCGCACCGTACGTGTTGTACGCCGGCAATCACCGCAAGCACAAAAATCTCGAAACGCTTGCGGAAGCGTGGAGCAAGCTGGAAGTGCCATGCGATCTCGCGCTGACCGAGGACGGACCGTTCACATTTGTGAGCGATAGGTACGCTTCGAGATACGGAAGAATTGTGCCGCTCGGGCATGTGGACGTAGAGGATCTCGTAGCGCTGTACGCGGGATGCGCGGCTGCGGTGCAGCCGTCATCGTATGAGGGGTTTGGATTGTCGGTGCTAGAGGGGATGGCGGCGGGTGCGCCGGTGATCGTCTCGCAAACGCCGGCGCTGCTCGAGGTCGCGGGCGACGCCGCGCTCACGTTCGCGCACGACGACGCTGCGTCGTTGGCGGAACAGTTGAAGACCGTGATCGCGGGAGGACCCGAGATCGACGCGCTTCGCGCCCGAGGGCGCAGCCGCGCGCGAGCATTCACTTGGGATCGCACGGCGCGAATGACCGCCGACGTCTACCGTGAGGCGCTGCGCCTGTGA
- a CDS encoding PilZ domain-containing protein, with protein MGLTGILFAWSAKAAQASRERAHLRRSMADTSVLTSISTGQLAPVRLVDLSVSGARIQTTAQIKPGDEICLSLRVANGTELQLSALVIHTLYTYDASGAEFGVRFHSTHAADRRLLSQYIERQAARVAVAAD; from the coding sequence GTGGGCCTGACCGGGATACTTTTCGCATGGAGCGCCAAGGCTGCGCAGGCATCGCGCGAGCGCGCCCATTTGCGACGGTCGATGGCTGACACATCGGTCCTCACGTCCATCTCAACAGGTCAGCTGGCTCCGGTGCGACTCGTCGATCTATCGGTGAGCGGCGCTCGCATCCAAACCACCGCGCAGATCAAACCGGGCGACGAGATCTGCCTCTCATTGCGCGTCGCGAACGGCACCGAACTGCAATTGTCGGCACTTGTCATCCACACGTTGTACACCTATGACGCGTCCGGCGCGGAATTCGGCGTACGTTTTCACTCCACGCACGCCGCCGACCGCCGCTTGCTTTCGCAATACATCGAACGTCAGGCCGCTCGCGTCGCCGTCGCTGCCGACTAA
- a CDS encoding glycosyltransferase family 2 protein yields the protein MRRIRARAHRRRSPPRHRLSPADVTFVVLTKDEESRIERCLRSLPDDAPRLVYDAESTDATASIARALGAEVVSQPWSGFSKARTDAAALVRTPWIFMLDADERLTPELRAEIMALQPQADINAYSVARMNFFCGRWIRGAGWWPDRLIRLFRKGSAVLDARNQDSAQALHETWRVSGACVQLNAPLEHRSYDDVLTYRRKFARYTAIEAEGVRGKVGLWSLVSALAMVPVRALWLLIGRRGLLDGWRGAYVCAGSACYPAAVKWKARLG from the coding sequence GTGCGTCGAATTCGAGCGCGCGCGCACCGCAGACGCAGCCCACCGCGACATCGCCTGAGTCCCGCCGACGTCACCTTCGTCGTGCTGACGAAGGACGAAGAGAGCAGGATCGAACGCTGTCTGCGTTCGTTGCCCGACGATGCGCCTCGCCTCGTCTACGATGCCGAATCGACCGACGCGACGGCCAGCATCGCACGAGCGCTCGGCGCAGAGGTCGTTTCGCAACCGTGGTCTGGATTCAGCAAAGCCCGGACCGACGCAGCGGCGCTCGTCCGAACGCCGTGGATCTTCATGCTGGACGCAGACGAGCGGCTGACTCCCGAATTACGTGCCGAAATAATGGCGCTGCAACCGCAAGCGGATATCAACGCGTACTCGGTCGCGCGGATGAATTTCTTCTGCGGGCGTTGGATTCGAGGCGCGGGTTGGTGGCCCGATCGTTTGATCCGGCTCTTCCGAAAAGGCAGCGCCGTTCTCGATGCGCGCAATCAGGACTCGGCGCAGGCGCTTCACGAGACGTGGCGTGTTTCCGGCGCTTGCGTGCAGTTGAATGCGCCGCTCGAACACCGGTCGTACGATGACGTCCTCACGTACCGGCGCAAATTCGCGCGCTACACGGCGATAGAAGCGGAGGGCGTGCGCGGCAAAGTCGGGCTGTGGTCGCTCGTCTCAGCGCTGGCTATGGTGCCGGTGCGCGCGCTGTGGCTGCTGATAGGTCGCCGAGGACTGCTCGATGGCTGGCGCGGGGCATACGTCTGCGCGGGCAGTGCGTGTTACCCGGCGGCGGTAAAATGGAAAGCGCGATTGGGTTAG
- a CDS encoding CTP synthase — protein sequence MSKYIFFTGGVVSSLGKGIAASSLGRLLKSRGIKVSIQKLDPYINMDAGTMNPYQHGEVFVTEDGAETDLDLGHYERFIDENLSRLHNVTTGQIYGAVIDKERRGDYLGGTVQVIPHITNEIKNRIKRVAEAGDAEVCIVEVGGTVGDIESLPFLEAIRQFKHEVGDDHVMYIHLTLVPHLGAADELKTKPTQHSVRELRAIGISADAILCRTEFPLTQETKEKIALFCDVPASAVVQSRDAQSIYQVPLNLEAEGLADQVCRKFGFTDRQLDLDDWRAMVRNIQRPKGSVKVALVGKYVELKDAYISINEALYHAGVAQNVAVEIVRIDSEALEERGVEALDGVAGILVAPGFGARGIKGKMLAIRHAREKMVPFLGICYGMQLACVEFARNVCGLDFAHTREVEPETPHPIIDFMENQRNLKVMGGTMRLGAYPCTLKPGSLAAEAYGELDISERHRHRFEFNNKYTEIFERHGMVFSGRYVAADLVEVIELPAHPFFLGTQAHPEYKSRPTRPAPLYGRFVAACVEFERARTADAAHRDIA from the coding sequence ATGAGCAAGTACATATTCTTCACGGGCGGTGTTGTCTCGTCGCTCGGCAAAGGCATCGCGGCATCGTCGCTCGGCAGGCTCCTCAAGAGCCGGGGCATCAAAGTCAGCATCCAAAAGTTGGACCCGTACATCAATATGGACGCGGGCACGATGAACCCCTACCAGCACGGTGAGGTGTTCGTCACTGAAGACGGCGCCGAGACCGATTTGGACCTCGGCCACTACGAGCGCTTCATCGACGAGAATCTCTCGCGTCTGCACAACGTCACCACCGGACAGATCTACGGCGCGGTCATCGACAAAGAGCGTCGCGGCGACTATCTCGGCGGCACGGTGCAGGTCATCCCGCACATCACGAATGAGATCAAGAACCGCATCAAGCGCGTGGCCGAAGCCGGCGATGCGGAAGTCTGCATCGTCGAGGTGGGCGGCACGGTTGGCGACATCGAATCGTTGCCGTTCCTCGAAGCCATCCGGCAATTCAAGCACGAAGTCGGCGACGATCACGTGATGTACATCCATCTGACGCTCGTTCCGCACCTCGGCGCTGCCGACGAGCTCAAAACCAAACCCACGCAGCATTCGGTGCGCGAACTTCGCGCCATCGGCATCTCGGCGGATGCCATCTTATGCCGGACGGAATTTCCCCTCACCCAGGAGACGAAGGAGAAGATCGCGCTCTTCTGCGACGTTCCGGCGTCGGCGGTCGTGCAGAGCCGCGATGCGCAGAGCATCTATCAAGTGCCGCTCAATCTGGAAGCGGAAGGACTGGCCGATCAGGTCTGCCGCAAGTTCGGCTTCACCGACCGGCAGCTCGACCTCGACGATTGGCGCGCCATGGTGCGCAACATCCAACGCCCGAAGGGCAGCGTCAAAGTGGCGCTCGTCGGCAAATACGTCGAGCTCAAGGACGCGTACATCTCGATCAACGAGGCGCTCTATCACGCGGGCGTCGCGCAAAATGTCGCTGTTGAAATCGTGCGCATCGACTCTGAAGCGCTCGAAGAGCGAGGCGTTGAGGCGCTCGACGGCGTCGCCGGCATCCTCGTGGCGCCCGGCTTCGGCGCGCGCGGCATCAAAGGCAAGATGCTTGCGATCAGACACGCCCGGGAGAAGATGGTGCCGTTCCTAGGCATTTGTTACGGTATGCAGCTCGCGTGCGTGGAATTCGCGCGCAACGTCTGCGGCTTGGATTTCGCCCACACGCGCGAAGTCGAACCGGAGACCCCGCATCCGATCATCGATTTCATGGAGAATCAACGCAACCTCAAAGTCATGGGTGGCACCATGCGGCTCGGCGCGTATCCCTGCACGCTCAAACCCGGCTCGCTTGCCGCCGAAGCATACGGCGAGCTGGATATCAGCGAACGCCACCGCCATCGTTTCGAATTCAACAATAAATACACCGAGATCTTCGAACGTCACGGCATGGTCTTCTCGGGCCGTTATGTGGCGGCGGATCTGGTCGAGGTCATCGAGCTTCCGGCGCATCCGTTCTTTTTAGGCACGCAAGCGCATCCGGAATACAAATCGCGGCCCACTCGGCCCGCGCCGTTATACGGGCGGTTCGTGGCTGCGTGCGTCGAATTCGAGCGCGCGCGCACCGCAGACGCAGCCCACCGCGACATCGCCTGA
- a CDS encoding alpha/beta fold hydrolase translates to MKRIALVIALFLAIVPAAPARPAALPVSTGLHPCSPTSPFYCGTIVRAVDPSGTIPGTIGIHFEWLPRGDQGAKSEGVIIANEGGPGSGSTESRASYRSLFAPLLDHRDMLLMDNRGTGDSRDIDCEPLQSTPVMKYPDIERCGAQLGHAAALYGTGLAADDLAAIMDAMHIRTADLYGDSYGTFFVQTFAGRHPHRVRSLILDGAYPVVGESPWYPEAPAAVRRAFNAVCRRAQACATFPGSSMDRIAELIASLRKQPASGMAPVGDRMRQVTVAATDLAFVMDASGLAVVPFRELDAAARADLDGDALPLLRLTGESYPVNESAGPAFYYSRGLFTAVSCADYPQAFGASEQEPARHEQWLEALDEKRAHDPDIYAPFSLDEWLDMPPDYSVLTLCLDWPVPLEAYPPGQPVPPGTVFPDVPVLVISGEIDTITPAAQGAKAAALFPHATQVVMANSAHVDAMEDPFDCASRIALRFIATLQTGDTSCAGVLPELRTVPQFVRHARDLAPADPLPGNQGREPQLRATAAAVQTVGDSLARTLWDPGPKVLGLRGGSFTFAFAGNAYDLQLDGVRWTEDLAVTGTARSVFGTGAVESRIAIHGVSNGTLFIRWKAYDRHAIATATGTVDGETVRATLPAP, encoded by the coding sequence ATGAAACGCATAGCGCTCGTCATAGCGTTGTTTTTGGCGATAGTACCGGCGGCGCCCGCTCGCCCGGCGGCACTTCCGGTGTCAACTGGCCTTCATCCGTGCTCGCCCACGTCGCCCTTCTACTGCGGCACGATCGTCCGAGCGGTCGACCCGAGCGGCACAATTCCCGGGACGATTGGCATTCACTTCGAGTGGCTGCCGCGCGGCGATCAAGGCGCTAAATCCGAAGGCGTAATTATCGCCAACGAAGGCGGTCCCGGTTCGGGTTCGACCGAATCGCGCGCGAGTTATCGCTCGTTGTTCGCCCCGTTGCTCGATCACCGTGATATGCTTCTGATGGACAATCGCGGCACGGGCGATTCGCGTGACATCGATTGCGAGCCGCTGCAAAGCACGCCGGTCATGAAATACCCCGATATCGAGCGATGCGGCGCGCAACTTGGGCATGCCGCCGCTCTGTACGGGACCGGCCTCGCAGCGGACGACCTCGCCGCCATTATGGATGCGATGCACATTCGCACGGCGGACCTGTATGGCGATTCGTACGGCACGTTTTTCGTGCAGACATTCGCAGGCAGACACCCTCATCGCGTGCGATCGCTGATCCTCGACGGCGCCTATCCCGTGGTCGGTGAGTCGCCCTGGTATCCTGAAGCGCCCGCAGCCGTCCGCCGGGCATTTAACGCAGTGTGCCGCCGGGCCCAAGCATGTGCTACGTTTCCCGGCTCGTCAATGGATCGTATCGCCGAATTGATCGCGTCATTGCGTAAGCAGCCGGCGAGCGGGATGGCGCCGGTCGGCGATCGCATGCGGCAAGTGACGGTTGCCGCGACGGATCTTGCGTTTGTGATGGATGCGAGCGGCCTGGCGGTCGTACCGTTTCGAGAACTCGATGCCGCCGCGCGCGCGGATCTCGACGGCGACGCTCTGCCGCTGCTGCGGCTGACGGGTGAATCGTACCCGGTCAATGAGAGCGCGGGTCCTGCGTTCTACTACAGCCGGGGCCTATTCACGGCGGTCAGTTGCGCCGACTATCCGCAGGCGTTCGGCGCAAGCGAACAAGAACCGGCGCGACACGAACAATGGCTGGAGGCGCTGGATGAAAAACGCGCGCATGACCCGGATATCTACGCGCCGTTCAGCCTCGACGAATGGCTCGACATGCCTCCAGACTACAGTGTGCTAACGCTGTGCTTGGATTGGCCAGTGCCGCTTGAGGCCTACCCGCCTGGTCAGCCCGTTCCGCCCGGCACGGTATTCCCCGACGTTCCGGTGCTCGTCATCTCCGGCGAGATCGACACGATCACGCCCGCGGCGCAAGGAGCGAAGGCGGCGGCGTTATTCCCGCACGCGACCCAAGTCGTGATGGCGAATAGCGCCCACGTCGACGCGATGGAAGACCCATTCGATTGCGCATCGCGCATCGCGCTGCGGTTCATCGCGACCCTTCAAACCGGAGACACGTCGTGCGCAGGAGTACTGCCGGAGTTGCGCACGGTGCCGCAGTTTGTCCGCCATGCGCGCGATCTTGCGCCTGCCGATCCTCTGCCCGGCAACCAAGGCCGCGAACCGCAACTGCGGGCCACCGCGGCAGCGGTTCAAACCGTCGGAGACTCTCTCGCCCGCACGCTTTGGGATCCCGGGCCGAAAGTGCTCGGCTTGCGCGGCGGTTCGTTCACGTTTGCGTTCGCGGGCAACGCCTACGACTTGCAGCTCGACGGAGTTCGATGGACGGAAGACCTCGCGGTTACCGGCACCGCGCGATCCGTGTTCGGCACGGGTGCCGTCGAGTCCAGAATCGCGATCCACGGCGTTTCGAATGGCACGCTCTTCATTCGCTGGAAAGCATACGATCGCCACGCGATCGCGACGGCAACCGGAACGGTGGATGGAGAAACGGTCCGCGCGACTCTTCCCGCGCCGTGA
- the hemF gene encoding oxygen-dependent coproporphyrinogen oxidase yields the protein MTGASNAFTTASSSVRAWVEQTQSDLCAFLEACDGRGKFVHDIWQRPGGGGGDTAVMTDGAVFEQAGVNSSAVWGEFDDIALKKLGGEERRFYATGISLVLHPHNPMVPTVHANFRYFERGDDSWFGGGSDLTPYYPYDEDCQHFHAVWKSACDRHDPAHYPHFKRWCDDYFTLPHRGEMRGVGGIFFDYLRDDFNADFAFVRDCGSSFIHAYAPIVERRRDEPFADRERQFQLYRRGRYVEFNLIYDRGTAFGLATGGRTESILMSLPPLARWQYGYAPEPGSREEAALAYLHPRDWA from the coding sequence ATGACCGGCGCGAGCAACGCTTTCACGACGGCCTCAAGTTCCGTCCGCGCGTGGGTGGAGCAGACGCAGTCCGATCTCTGCGCGTTTCTGGAAGCCTGCGACGGACGCGGCAAATTCGTGCACGATATCTGGCAGAGGCCCGGTGGCGGAGGCGGCGACACGGCGGTGATGACCGACGGCGCCGTATTTGAACAGGCCGGCGTCAACTCGTCCGCGGTGTGGGGCGAATTCGACGATATCGCGCTGAAGAAGCTTGGTGGAGAAGAGCGCCGGTTTTACGCAACGGGCATCTCGCTTGTCCTGCACCCGCATAATCCGATGGTGCCGACCGTCCACGCGAATTTTCGCTACTTCGAGCGCGGGGATGACAGTTGGTTCGGCGGAGGCAGCGATCTCACGCCGTACTATCCGTACGACGAGGATTGCCAGCACTTCCACGCCGTGTGGAAATCCGCATGCGATCGCCACGATCCCGCACACTATCCGCATTTCAAGCGTTGGTGCGACGACTATTTCACGTTGCCGCACCGTGGCGAGATGCGCGGAGTCGGCGGCATCTTTTTCGATTACCTGCGCGACGACTTCAACGCCGACTTCGCATTCGTGCGGGATTGCGGGTCGTCATTCATCCATGCCTATGCGCCCATCGTCGAGCGTCGCCGGGACGAACCGTTCGCCGACAGAGAGCGTCAATTCCAACTGTACCGGCGCGGGCGCTACGTCGAATTCAACCTTATTTATGATCGAGGGACGGCGTTTGGCCTAGCGACGGGAGGCCGGACGGAATCTATTCTCATGTCGCTTCCGCCACTGGCGCGTTGGCAATACGGGTACGCGCCAGAGCCGGGAAGCCGCGAGGAAGCGGCGCTCGCCTATTTGCATCCTCGCGACTGGGCTTGA
- the prmC gene encoding peptide chain release factor N(5)-glutamine methyltransferase: MKNAAGSRTAMPSRKIMGRVHPTAADKPLTIAGAVEACRRRLATVSEAPWLEARLLTGHVTGLDASAVVAYGDNLMDHSRAQRLADLTSRRMAGEPIAYLVGFKEFRGLRIAVDKHVLVPRQETEELVEAVVEDWRGRSVDILDMGTGSGAIACALANALPRAQLWAVDASDAALAVARANVEAHLFLDRITVLQGDLFEPVPPSLTFDAIVANLPYVASDDPDLAAEVREHEPALALFGGADGLDVYRRMLVAAPRYLRSTGSLYCECGPHNAYELAALARTAFTNGRVEVREDLSDRARLVVVALAKPERE, translated from the coding sequence ATGAAGAACGCCGCCGGCTCGCGGACGGCGATGCCGTCGCGTAAGATCATGGGACGCGTGCATCCTACGGCTGCGGACAAACCTCTGACGATCGCGGGAGCGGTCGAGGCATGCCGCCGACGACTGGCGACCGTCTCGGAAGCGCCGTGGCTCGAGGCTCGGCTGTTGACCGGTCACGTCACCGGGCTCGACGCGTCAGCAGTCGTGGCGTACGGCGACAACTTGATGGATCACAGCCGCGCGCAAAGACTTGCGGATCTCACGTCGCGGAGGATGGCCGGCGAGCCGATCGCGTACCTGGTTGGCTTCAAAGAGTTTCGCGGTCTACGGATCGCGGTCGATAAGCACGTCCTCGTGCCGCGCCAGGAGACCGAAGAGCTGGTTGAGGCGGTCGTTGAAGATTGGCGGGGGCGATCTGTCGACATCTTGGATATGGGCACGGGTAGCGGAGCAATCGCCTGCGCGCTCGCAAACGCGCTTCCGCGCGCACAGCTTTGGGCGGTGGATGCGAGCGATGCCGCGCTTGCGGTGGCGCGCGCGAACGTCGAAGCGCATTTGTTCCTCGACCGCATCACAGTGTTGCAGGGCGATCTCTTCGAACCGGTTCCTCCAAGTCTCACATTCGACGCGATCGTCGCGAATCTGCCGTACGTCGCCTCCGATGATCCGGATCTTGCCGCCGAGGTCCGCGAGCACGAGCCGGCTCTTGCGCTATTCGGCGGTGCCGACGGGCTCGACGTCTATCGTCGCATGCTGGTCGCGGCGCCGCGCTATCTGCGAAGTACCGGATCGCTTTATTGCGAATGCGGGCCGCATAACGCCTACGAACTCGCGGCGCTCGCACGAACGGCATTTACAAACGGGCGGGTCGAAGTTCGCGAAGACCTATCCGATAGAGCGCGACTCGTGGTTGTTGCATTAGCCAAGCCGGAGCGCGAATGA